In Cedecea neteri, a single genomic region encodes these proteins:
- the dadX gene encoding catabolic alanine racemase DadX produces the protein MSRPVVATLDLSALRNNLEVVRRAAPCSRVWSVVKANAYGHGLDRIWSALGATDGFAMLNLEEAILLRERGWKGPILMLEGFFHADELGLFDKYRLTTSLHSNWQVKAIANAKLSAPLDVYLKINSGMNRLGFTPDRVHGIWQKLRSIPNVGELTLMAHFADAEQPEGIIEPMKRIEQAAEGIDAPRSLSNSAATLWHPEAHFDWVRPGIILYGASPSGQWQDVATSGLQPVMTLSSEIIGIQNLKAGDTVGYGSRYTASGEQRIGIVAGGYADGYPRIAPDGTPVMVDGVMTGLVGKVSMDMIAVDLTPCPQAGIGSPVELWGKNVKIDDVASAAGTVGYELMCALAPRVPVVVS, from the coding sequence ATGTCCCGTCCTGTGGTAGCGACGCTGGATCTCAGCGCGCTGCGCAATAATCTAGAAGTGGTGCGCAGAGCCGCCCCGTGTTCACGTGTCTGGTCGGTCGTTAAGGCCAATGCATACGGCCACGGTCTCGACCGTATCTGGTCGGCGTTAGGCGCGACAGATGGTTTTGCCATGCTGAATCTTGAAGAGGCCATTTTGCTGCGTGAGCGCGGCTGGAAAGGGCCGATTCTAATGCTGGAAGGGTTCTTCCATGCCGATGAGCTGGGGCTGTTCGACAAATACCGGCTGACCACAAGCCTGCACAGTAACTGGCAGGTGAAGGCGATAGCCAACGCGAAGCTGAGCGCGCCGCTGGATGTTTATCTCAAAATCAACAGCGGGATGAATCGCCTCGGGTTTACGCCCGATCGCGTGCACGGCATCTGGCAAAAACTTCGTTCCATCCCGAATGTGGGTGAACTAACCCTGATGGCGCATTTTGCCGATGCCGAGCAGCCAGAAGGCATTATTGAGCCTATGAAACGCATTGAACAGGCGGCGGAGGGCATTGATGCCCCTCGCTCTCTGTCAAACTCGGCGGCTACGCTATGGCACCCGGAAGCGCACTTTGACTGGGTTCGGCCAGGGATAATCCTGTACGGGGCTTCTCCGAGCGGGCAATGGCAGGATGTCGCTACCAGCGGCCTTCAGCCGGTAATGACGCTGAGCAGCGAAATTATCGGCATTCAGAACCTGAAGGCTGGCGATACCGTGGGCTATGGCAGCCGCTACACCGCCAGCGGCGAGCAGCGAATTGGGATTGTGGCTGGTGGTTATGCGGACGGCTACCCGCGCATTGCGCCAGACGGTACGCCTGTCATGGTGGATGGCGTCATGACCGGCCTGGTGGGTAAAGTGTCGATGGATATGATCGCTGTAGACCTGACGCCTTGCCCGCAGGCCGGTATCGGCAGTCCGGTTGAGCTGTGGGGCAAAAATGTCAAAATTGACGATGTCGCCAGCGCCGCCGGCACGGTTGGCTATGAGCTGATGTGCGCGTTAGCGCCGCGAGTGCCGGTGGTGGTGAGTTAA
- a CDS encoding D-amino acid dehydrogenase, which yields MRVVVLGSGVVGVASAWYLRQAGHEVTVIDRESGPAQETSAANAGQISPGYAAPWAAPGVPLKAIKWMFQRHAPLAISLDGTQFQLKWMWQMLRNCDTRHYMENKGRMVRLAEYSRDCLKELRHTTGIQYEGRQGGTLQLFRTEQQYESAAKDIAVLKDAGVPYELLEASQLNRVEPALADVAHKLTGGLRLPNDETGDCQLFTQNLARMAAEAGVEFRFNTPVDRLLYDNQQICGVQCGQEVVKGDAYVVAFGSYSTGLLKGIADIPVYPLKGYSLTIPIADEQGAPVSTILDETYKIAITRFDNRIRVGGMAEIVGFNTELLQPRRETLEMVVRDLYPRGGHVEQATFWTGLRPMTPDGTPIVGRTPFKNLWLNTGHGTLGWTMACGSGQMLSDLISGRTPAIPSEDLGIARYAPGFTPLSPRHLHGAHN from the coding sequence ATGCGTGTTGTGGTGCTGGGAAGTGGTGTCGTCGGCGTGGCGAGCGCCTGGTATTTACGTCAGGCCGGGCATGAAGTCACCGTCATCGATCGCGAATCAGGGCCGGCGCAGGAAACCAGCGCTGCCAACGCCGGGCAGATCTCTCCGGGGTATGCTGCCCCGTGGGCGGCACCGGGCGTCCCGTTAAAAGCCATTAAGTGGATGTTCCAGCGCCACGCGCCGCTGGCCATCAGCCTCGACGGAACCCAGTTCCAGCTGAAGTGGATGTGGCAGATGCTGCGCAACTGCGATACCCGGCATTACATGGAAAACAAAGGCCGCATGGTGCGCCTGGCAGAATACAGCCGCGATTGCCTGAAAGAATTGCGCCACACCACCGGCATCCAGTATGAAGGCCGACAGGGTGGCACGCTGCAGCTGTTCCGTACCGAGCAGCAGTATGAAAGCGCGGCCAAAGACATCGCCGTATTGAAAGACGCGGGCGTACCGTATGAGCTGTTGGAAGCCAGCCAGCTCAATCGCGTTGAGCCCGCGTTGGCGGACGTGGCCCATAAGCTGACCGGTGGCCTGCGTTTACCGAACGATGAAACCGGTGACTGCCAGCTGTTTACCCAAAACCTGGCGCGGATGGCGGCGGAAGCGGGCGTTGAGTTCCGCTTCAATACGCCGGTGGACCGTCTGCTGTACGACAACCAGCAAATCTGCGGTGTACAGTGCGGCCAGGAAGTGGTGAAGGGCGATGCCTACGTCGTGGCATTCGGCTCTTATTCCACAGGCCTGCTCAAGGGTATCGCCGATATTCCGGTCTATCCTTTAAAAGGTTACTCCTTGACCATTCCTATTGCCGACGAACAGGGAGCGCCGGTTTCAACCATTCTGGATGAGACCTACAAGATCGCTATTACCCGCTTTGACAACCGCATCCGTGTGGGAGGCATGGCGGAAATCGTCGGCTTTAACACTGAACTGCTGCAGCCTCGCCGTGAAACGCTGGAAATGGTCGTCAGGGATCTCTATCCGCGCGGCGGGCACGTAGAGCAGGCAACGTTCTGGACCGGACTACGTCCGATGACCCCGGACGGGACGCCAATTGTGGGACGTACGCCGTTCAAAAATCTCTGGCTTAATACCGGGCACGGCACCCTGGGCTGGACAATGGCTTGCGGTTCAGGCCAGATGCTGAGCGACCTGATCTCAGGGCGGACTCCGGCTATCCCAAGCGAGGATTTAGGCATCGCACGCTACGCGCCTGGCTTTACGCCATTGAGCCCCCGCCACCTTCATGGCGCACATAACTAA
- a CDS encoding SpoVR family protein, whose protein sequence is MANVTDFATKDPTRLSDGPDWTFELLDIYLAEIDRVAKLYRLDTYPHQIEVITSEQMMDAYSSVGMPINYPHWSFGKKFIETERLYKHGQQGLAYEIVINSNPCIAYLMEENTITMQALVIAHACYGHNSFFKNNYLFRSWTDASSIIDYLIFAKNYITQCEERYGVDEVERLLDSCHALMNYGVDRYKRPQKISLQEEKARQKSREEYLQSQVNTLWRTLPRKEEEKTAESAHRFPSEPQENLLYFMEKNAPLLEPWQREILRIVRKVSQYFYPQKQTQVMNEGWATFWHYTILNHLYDEGKVSDRFMLEFLHSHTNVVFQPPYNSPWYNGINPYALGFAMFQDIKRICQSPTEEDRYWFPDIAGKDWLETLHFAMRDFKDESFISQFLSPKLMRDFRLFTVLDDDRNNYLEISAIHNEEGYREIRSQLSAQYNLSNLEPNIQVWDVDLRGDRSLTLRYIPHNRAPLDKGRREVLKHVHRLWGFDVVLEQQNADGSVELLERCPQRNPL, encoded by the coding sequence ATGGCTAACGTAACTGATTTCGCCACAAAGGATCCCACCCGTCTGAGTGACGGGCCCGACTGGACGTTTGAGCTACTGGACATCTACCTGGCCGAGATTGACCGGGTAGCAAAGCTCTACCGGCTGGACACCTATCCCCACCAGATTGAGGTCATTACCTCAGAACAGATGATGGACGCGTATTCCAGCGTCGGGATGCCGATTAACTATCCGCACTGGTCTTTTGGCAAAAAATTCATCGAAACCGAGCGCCTGTACAAGCACGGGCAGCAAGGGCTGGCGTATGAAATTGTCATCAACTCTAATCCCTGCATTGCCTATTTGATGGAAGAGAACACCATCACCATGCAGGCGTTAGTGATTGCGCATGCCTGTTACGGGCATAACTCTTTCTTTAAAAACAACTACCTGTTCCGCAGTTGGACGGATGCCAGCTCGATAATCGACTACCTGATTTTCGCCAAAAACTACATTACGCAGTGTGAAGAGCGTTACGGCGTTGATGAGGTGGAGCGCCTGCTGGACTCCTGCCACGCGCTGATGAACTACGGCGTGGACCGCTATAAACGCCCGCAGAAGATATCCCTGCAGGAGGAGAAAGCGCGCCAGAAAAGCCGGGAAGAGTATCTGCAGAGCCAGGTGAATACGCTCTGGCGCACGCTGCCGCGTAAGGAAGAGGAAAAAACCGCAGAATCCGCCCATCGCTTCCCTTCGGAGCCGCAGGAAAATCTGCTGTATTTTATGGAGAAGAATGCCCCGCTGCTGGAGCCGTGGCAGCGTGAGATCCTGCGTATTGTGCGCAAGGTGAGCCAGTATTTTTACCCGCAAAAACAGACCCAGGTGATGAACGAGGGCTGGGCTACTTTCTGGCACTACACCATTCTCAATCATCTGTATGACGAGGGCAAAGTCAGCGACCGCTTTATGCTGGAGTTTTTGCACAGCCATACCAACGTGGTGTTCCAGCCACCCTATAACAGCCCGTGGTACAACGGCATTAACCCCTACGCGTTGGGGTTTGCCATGTTCCAGGATATCAAACGAATTTGCCAGTCACCGACCGAAGAAGACCGCTACTGGTTCCCGGATATTGCCGGTAAAGACTGGCTGGAAACGCTGCATTTCGCCATGCGTGACTTCAAGGATGAAAGCTTTATCAGTCAGTTCCTGTCACCTAAGCTGATGCGCGACTTCCGCCTGTTCACCGTGCTGGACGATGACCGCAATAATTACCTGGAAATTTCGGCCATCCACAACGAAGAGGGTTACCGGGAAATACGTTCTCAGCTGTCGGCCCAGTACAACCTGAGCAACCTCGAGCCGAACATTCAGGTCTGGGATGTGGATTTGCGCGGGGATCGTTCGCTAACGCTGCGCTATATCCCGCACAATCGCGCCCCGCTGGACAAGGGCCGCCGGGAAGTGCTCAAGCATGTGCATCGCCTGTGGGGCTTTGACGTCGTGCTGGAGCAGCAAAATGCGGATGGCAGCGTGGAACTGCTGGAGCGCTGCCCGCAGCGGAACCCGCTGTAA
- the fadR gene encoding fatty acid metabolism transcriptional regulator FadR, producing MVIKAQSPAGFAEEYIIESIWNSRFPPGSILPAERELSELIGVTRTTLREVLQRLARDGWLTIQHGKPTRVNNFWETSGLNILETLARLDHDSVPQLIDNLLSVRTNISTIFIRTAIRQYPDKAQEVLATANKVEDHADAFAELDYNIFRGLAFASGNPIYGLILNGMKGLYTRIGRHYFSNPEARSLALGFYHRLAEICQQGLHEQVFDTVRNYGRESGEIWHRMQKNLPGDLAMHSR from the coding sequence GCCGTTTTCCGCCGGGTTCCATCCTGCCGGCAGAGCGTGAACTTTCAGAACTGATTGGCGTTACGCGTACCACATTACGTGAAGTGCTTCAGCGTCTTGCTCGTGACGGCTGGCTGACAATTCAGCACGGGAAGCCAACGCGGGTGAACAATTTCTGGGAAACCTCAGGCTTAAACATACTGGAAACGCTGGCCCGTCTCGATCACGACAGCGTGCCGCAGCTGATTGATAATCTGCTTTCGGTGCGAACCAATATCTCCACGATATTTATTCGTACGGCGATTCGTCAGTATCCAGATAAAGCGCAGGAAGTGCTGGCCACCGCTAACAAAGTTGAAGACCACGCGGACGCCTTTGCCGAGCTGGACTACAACATTTTCCGCGGCCTGGCGTTTGCGTCCGGTAACCCGATTTATGGGCTGATCCTGAACGGGATGAAAGGGCTGTACACCCGCATCGGGCGTCACTACTTCTCTAATCCTGAAGCTCGTAGCCTGGCGCTGGGTTTCTACCACCGCCTGGCCGAAATCTGCCAGCAGGGGCTTCACGAGCAGGTCTTTGATACCGTGCGTAACTACGGTCGCGAGAGCGGCGAGATTTGGCACCGTATGCAGAAAAATCTGCCCGGTGATTTGGCGATGCACAGTCGCTAG